From the genome of Spirosomataceae bacterium TFI 002, one region includes:
- a CDS encoding beta-lactamase class D: protein MRKFLILIGLVIFTVSCTSTSEKSVEEDRVVSEEKSLSIQAILDSNKLNGSVLILDDSLHKFYSNNFEWSKKSQLPASTFKIPNSIIGLESGVVNDSTIFKWDGEKRFLKSWEEDLNLAQAFKRSCVPCYQEVARGVGVDNMKEWLNKIGYTGMVVTPDSIDTFWLTGNSRISPLEQIHFLRKLDKKQLPISSKTYAKMRDIMLLETGLNYELRAKTGWSQDGKENGWFVGYLEIEGKTYYFATNVEPKADFDMSNFGKIRSIVTKESLSVLGIL, encoded by the coding sequence ATGAGGAAATTTTTAATACTTATAGGTTTAGTAATTTTCACAGTTTCGTGTACTTCAACAAGCGAAAAAAGTGTAGAAGAGGATCGTGTGGTATCGGAAGAGAAGTCGCTTTCAATACAGGCGATACTAGACTCAAACAAGTTAAACGGAAGTGTCCTTATACTTGATGACAGTCTTCATAAATTCTACTCCAATAATTTCGAATGGTCTAAAAAAAGTCAATTGCCTGCTTCTACATTTAAGATCCCCAATTCGATCATTGGTCTCGAATCTGGAGTTGTAAACGACAGTACAATATTCAAGTGGGATGGGGAAAAACGTTTCCTAAAGTCTTGGGAAGAAGACCTCAACTTAGCTCAGGCTTTTAAGCGATCTTGTGTTCCTTGTTATCAAGAAGTTGCAAGGGGAGTTGGTGTAGATAATATGAAGGAATGGCTTAACAAAATTGGCTATACTGGTATGGTTGTTACTCCGGATAGCATTGATACTTTTTGGCTAACTGGAAATTCTCGTATTAGCCCTTTAGAGCAAATACATTTTTTGAGAAAACTGGACAAGAAGCAACTTCCAATTTCTTCAAAAACCTATGCCAAAATGCGTGACATAATGCTCTTAGAAACAGGCCTAAACTACGAGTTGAGAGCAAAAACTGGTTGGTCGCAAGATGGGAAAGAAAATGGCTGGTTTGTAGGCTATTTAGAAATAGAAGGCAAAACCTACTATTTCGCTACGAATGTAGAACCAAAGGCGGATTTTGACATGAGCAACTTTGGAAAAATAAGAAGCATTGTAACTAAAGAATCCCTAAGTGTTTTAGGGATTCTTTAG
- a CDS encoding prolyl oligopeptidase Serine peptidase. MEROPS family S09A, giving the protein MKKYIALLFMIPVLSIAQLKYPDTKKVDQVDDYHGTKVPDPYRWLEDDRSEETGAWVIAQNKVTDQYLSQIPFKSKLEQRLEEVYNYPKYSSPSRKGEWFYFSKNDGLQNQSVLYRQKGLNGTPEVVIDPNKLSPDGTTRLTQFRVSKDGKHAAYALSEGGSDWQTIYIMDLDSKKTLADKLEWVKVSGIAWQGDGFYYSRYPKPDGSALAAKNENHQVWFHKLNTSQENDDPIFEDNKNPQRFNTVSTTEDEEYAFLYISDRGSGKDGNALYYRKRGDFNFSPIITEITDFSYSVVENLEDVFIIRTTQDAPNEKLVSFRNGNWSDYVSEKEEPLQSASVAGGKLFVTYLKDVATVVYVHSLDGRLENVVEMPALGTVGGFGGNMDDEFVFYTFTSFTFPPTIYKYDIASGTSTEFRKPEVAFKATDFETDQVFYVSKDGTKVPMFITYKKGLKKNGKNPTLLYGYGGFNITLNPSFNPLLIPFLEQGGVYAQANLRGGGEYGEEWHQQGMKLKKQNVFDDFIAAGEYLKRENFCDSEHLALRGGSNGGLLVGAVINQRPDLAKVAIPQVGVMDMLRFQKFTIGWNWIADYGTSDNADEFAAQYAYSPLHNIKSGVNYPATLVTTADHDDRVVPAHSFKYAATLQEKAAASTKNPLLIRIDTNSGHGASNTKKNIELYADIYGFIFWNMGIKTLK; this is encoded by the coding sequence ATGAAAAAATATATTGCACTTCTATTTATGATTCCCGTATTGAGCATAGCACAATTAAAATATCCAGATACAAAGAAAGTTGACCAAGTTGATGATTATCATGGTACCAAAGTGCCAGACCCCTATCGTTGGCTCGAAGACGATAGAAGCGAAGAAACTGGAGCGTGGGTAATAGCTCAAAACAAAGTTACTGATCAATATTTGTCACAAATTCCTTTCAAAAGTAAGCTGGAGCAAAGACTAGAGGAGGTTTATAATTACCCTAAATATTCATCTCCAAGTAGAAAAGGAGAGTGGTTTTATTTCTCAAAAAATGACGGTCTTCAAAACCAATCAGTACTTTACCGTCAAAAAGGACTCAATGGAACTCCCGAAGTTGTAATTGATCCAAATAAATTGTCTCCAGATGGTACAACGAGATTAACCCAATTTCGAGTTTCAAAAGACGGGAAACATGCTGCATACGCTTTGTCGGAAGGAGGATCAGATTGGCAAACAATTTATATCATGGATTTGGATAGCAAAAAGACTCTTGCTGATAAACTAGAATGGGTAAAAGTTTCAGGAATTGCATGGCAAGGAGACGGTTTTTATTATAGTCGCTACCCAAAACCAGATGGTAGTGCTTTGGCTGCAAAAAATGAGAATCACCAAGTATGGTTTCATAAATTGAATACTAGCCAAGAGAATGATGACCCTATTTTTGAAGACAATAAAAATCCACAGAGATTCAACACAGTTAGTACTACTGAGGACGAAGAATATGCCTTTTTGTACATAAGTGATAGAGGAAGCGGAAAAGATGGAAATGCCTTGTATTACAGAAAGAGAGGTGATTTTAACTTTTCGCCCATTATCACAGAGATTACGGACTTTTCATATAGCGTTGTTGAAAACCTAGAGGACGTATTTATCATAAGGACTACACAAGATGCTCCAAATGAGAAGTTGGTTTCTTTTAGAAATGGTAATTGGTCGGATTATGTTTCTGAAAAAGAAGAGCCATTGCAAAGTGCAAGTGTAGCAGGAGGTAAGCTCTTTGTTACTTATTTAAAAGATGTTGCGACAGTTGTATATGTACATAGCCTGGATGGAAGACTTGAAAATGTGGTAGAAATGCCTGCACTAGGCACTGTTGGAGGTTTTGGTGGAAATATGGATGATGAGTTTGTATTTTACACATTTACATCTTTTACTTTTCCTCCTACTATTTACAAATATGACATTGCTAGTGGCACAAGCACAGAATTCAGAAAGCCAGAAGTAGCTTTCAAAGCAACAGATTTTGAAACTGATCAAGTTTTTTATGTGAGTAAAGACGGAACAAAAGTTCCAATGTTTATCACTTACAAAAAAGGGCTTAAGAAAAATGGAAAGAATCCTACTTTACTATATGGCTATGGTGGATTTAATATTACGCTGAACCCAAGCTTTAATCCACTATTGATTCCATTTTTGGAGCAAGGCGGTGTTTATGCACAGGCTAATTTACGTGGTGGCGGAGAATATGGAGAAGAGTGGCATCAGCAAGGTATGAAGTTGAAAAAACAGAATGTTTTCGATGACTTTATCGCGGCTGGAGAATACCTGAAGAGAGAGAACTTTTGCGACTCAGAGCATCTTGCTTTACGCGGTGGAAGCAATGGCGGTTTACTTGTAGGTGCGGTGATTAACCAAAGACCAGATTTAGCAAAAGTGGCGATCCCGCAAGTTGGCGTTATGGATATGTTGCGTTTTCAGAAGTTTACTATTGGCTGGAATTGGATTGCAGATTATGGTACAAGCGATAATGCAGATGAGTTTGCTGCACAGTATGCATATTCACCACTTCACAATATCAAGTCTGGGGTTAATTATCCTGCAACATTGGTAACTACAGCTGATCATGACGACCGTGTTGTGCCTGCACACTCCTTTAAATATGCGGCAACTTTACAAGAAAAGGCTGCAGCCAGCACTAAGAATCCGCTATTGATAAGAATTGATACAAACTCAGGTCACGGAGCTAGTAATACCAAAAAGAACATTGAGCTATATGCAGATATCTATGGCTTTATCTTCTGGAACATGGGGATTAAGACATTGAAATAA
- a CDS encoding Arylsulfatase A produces the protein MKKLLTILPLTLLCFSSCTKTASKTEIKQPNIIWISAEDLSPIMACYGDSTVSTPNLDRLAKEGIVYNHAYTTAGVCSPARNAIITGMYQISTGGHNMRTMGNTYPEQTGLPKSYSSVPPPSVRCFPEYLRKEGYFTGNFHKTDYQFEAPATVWDEIGKERTSYTWPTDKPFFTVFNYTTTHESQLWKRADHEKRADPAKVKLPPYYPDTETARNVVARQYSNMSELDDEIGQLLASLESQNLLENTIIFFWGDHGDGIPFYKREVYKRGLHIPLIIRMPDGENAGTYNDDFISAIDFGPTVLSLAGIPTPKNMHGQAFLGEYKAKKNRDYIFGARDRLDSEYDRVRTVLDKKYQYVRNFYPERPLYMNVAYRKQIPLMVELLEMKDKGQLNKDQMFWFQPTKAPEELYDLEADPYQLNNLINDPSLVAKRKELTEAMDNWLASIEDYGAIPEKELVAKWWNGKDHPPLTEEAKVEIIGEKATISCPTEGASIGYKFKSNTTWNVYNDKAIELKGDSLMVLTHRIGYEPSIKTISLKK, from the coding sequence ATGAAAAAACTTCTAACAATTCTACCTTTGACCTTACTCTGTTTTTCAAGTTGCACCAAGACTGCAAGCAAAACAGAAATCAAACAACCCAATATTATTTGGATTTCCGCTGAGGACCTTAGTCCAATTATGGCATGCTATGGAGACTCCACAGTATCAACACCCAATCTAGATCGACTAGCCAAAGAAGGAATCGTCTACAATCATGCATACACCACTGCAGGTGTATGTTCTCCAGCGAGAAATGCCATTATCACTGGTATGTACCAAATTTCGACAGGCGGGCACAACATGCGAACTATGGGTAATACATACCCTGAACAAACTGGCTTGCCAAAATCTTACAGCTCTGTACCGCCTCCTTCTGTAAGGTGCTTTCCAGAATACTTAAGAAAGGAAGGTTATTTCACAGGTAATTTTCATAAAACAGATTACCAATTTGAAGCTCCTGCTACTGTTTGGGACGAAATAGGAAAAGAAAGAACCTCATATACTTGGCCTACAGATAAGCCATTTTTTACGGTTTTCAACTATACAACAACTCACGAAAGCCAATTATGGAAAAGAGCTGATCACGAAAAGCGTGCAGACCCAGCCAAAGTAAAGCTACCCCCATATTATCCTGATACCGAAACTGCTAGAAATGTTGTTGCGAGACAATACAGCAACATGTCAGAACTCGATGATGAAATTGGTCAATTACTAGCAAGCCTAGAATCTCAAAATTTGCTGGAAAATACCATTATTTTCTTTTGGGGAGATCATGGAGACGGTATTCCGTTTTATAAAAGAGAAGTTTATAAACGAGGGCTACACATTCCTTTGATCATACGTATGCCTGATGGCGAAAACGCAGGAACTTATAACGACGACTTTATTAGTGCCATTGATTTTGGACCTACTGTGTTATCTTTAGCAGGTATCCCCACTCCAAAAAACATGCATGGCCAGGCATTTCTTGGCGAGTATAAAGCGAAAAAAAATAGAGACTATATTTTCGGTGCAAGAGATAGGTTGGACAGTGAATATGATAGAGTACGAACTGTCTTAGACAAGAAGTATCAATATGTCAGAAACTTTTACCCAGAGCGTCCACTTTATATGAATGTTGCTTATCGTAAGCAAATTCCGCTGATGGTTGAACTCCTTGAAATGAAAGATAAAGGTCAACTGAACAAGGATCAAATGTTCTGGTTTCAACCTACAAAGGCACCCGAAGAGCTTTATGACTTAGAAGCCGATCCTTATCAACTTAATAACCTCATCAATGATCCAAGCTTAGTAGCTAAACGAAAAGAACTCACCGAAGCAATGGATAACTGGCTGGCATCTATTGAAGATTATGGTGCAATTCCCGAAAAAGAACTAGTAGCAAAATGGTGGAACGGTAAAGATCATCCTCCCCTTACCGAAGAAGCAAAAGTGGAGATAATTGGCGAGAAAGCAACAATATCGTGCCCTACCGAAGGTGCTTCTATTGGATACAAATTCAAGAGTAATACTACTTGGAATGTATACAATGACAAGGCTATTGAGTTAAAAGGAGATAGCTTAATGGTACTTACTCATAGAATTGGATACGAGCCATCAATCAAAACAATTTCTTTAAAAAAATGA